Sequence from the Equus quagga isolate Etosha38 chromosome 15, UCLA_HA_Equagga_1.0, whole genome shotgun sequence genome:
TAAGGAGAAGGGTGAGAAAATTCAGGAACTTTGCATCCTTCATGGGCCACTAAAGCAGCACTCATGTGACTATCCTGAGAATGGATGGGACAATTAGGGTGGGCAAAGGGAGCACAAAACCCAGACACCAGACTAGACACAGGCTTCTGGGATAATTTCCTATTGTTTGGATAGTTCTAGGAAGAGGGTGAGACAACAAGGTAGGAGACTCCAGCTGTCTGATGGAGGAAAGGGAATTTCTGGTCCTGATCTGGGTGGAAGTGGAGTGACTCAGAAAATCTCACACACATAGGTGTGGGGCAGAGAACAAGGTTGAGAGAAAGTCCCTCACAGTTCTCAAAGCTGCTGACAGAGAGTCAAGGGGTGCTGCCGATTGGTTATTGCAGAGATGGTCTCCCCATCTATCCCTAGAGAGACTGGATCCCTTAATAGTTCCTCAGAGAAGGACTGACCATCGGCACTAGTCACTCTCTGGTACAGGATCTGAACACTCAAGGCGGAATCCCCTCTCTTGACTCACGGGAGGGGTCGTATTCTGGCATCTATTCCATCTTCGTCCTCTCCTTGTGGGAGCGCAGCCCCAGCCTGTGGAGAGATCTGGGAAGTACGGAAGCGCCCCTTATACCTGTGCGCTGCAGCATCTCCTTTCCATTCTCCAAGTATCTGCGAAGCCACTTCACGCACGTGCCCTCCAGGTACCCCCTGAAGCGCTCATGTGCAAGGGACGCCTCCCACTTGCGCCGGGTGATCTGAGCCGCCGCGTCCGCCGCGGTCCAGGAGCGCAGGTCCTCGTTCAGGGCGATGTAATCGGCGCCGTCGTAGGCGTACTGCCAGTACCCGCGGAGGAGCGGCCCGTGCGATCCCACCTCGCAGCCATAGGTCAACTGGAAAGTGTGAGatcctggccccgcccccacggTCAGCCACGCCCACTTAACCCGGCCCCCGCCCCTCACCGATGGGTGGTGATTGGTCAGAGCCAGTTTCCAACTCAACAGCAGACAATTGAGACTTAGGGGGGCCCTGGCTGGTCAGTGGCAGATGGGGAGATTCATGATCTGCGACCTGGGCCCGGGGTCACTCACCGGCTTCGCTCTGGTTGTAGTAGCCCCTCAGGGTCAGCAAGTTCCTTCGAAAATTCTGTATGAGGTCCTTGGCGCGCCGTGTCTCTTCTTCCCAATACTCCGGCCCCTCCTGCTGCACCCACGGCGCCCGCGGCTCCATCCTCGGACTCGCGGCGTCGCTGTCGAACCGCACGAACTGCGTGTCGTCCACGTAGCCGACTTCGAGGTACCGGGGCTCCCCGCGGCCGGGCCGGGACACGGCGGTGTGGAAATACCTCAtggagtgggagcctgggggcggggaggggttgAGACCTGGCCCGACCTTCCTCCTGGCGCGGGTCCCCGGGTCCGAGGTTGAAGGGGccgggagggaaggaaggggaggggtcGTCAGACAGAAAAGGGGCTGCGGGAGACCCGAGCGGGTGAGAGGCGACAGCGAGAGActggggagggagcctgggcccGAGGCGGCGGAGACGCGACTTCCCCGGGGGTCCTGTGCCCCCGCCGCGAGGTCCCCTCGCTCCGTGCCCCGCAGAGGCCGTTTCCTCCCGACGCCGCACTCACCCGCCAAAGTCTCGGTCAGGGTCAGGGCCCCCGAGAGCAGTAGGAGGAGGGTTCGGAGCGCCATGACTGTTTCCTCAGAGTCTGGAGAGAATCTGAATCTAGGCCTGTGTGTGCAGACTTTCTAACAGGAAACCGCGTGAA
This genomic interval carries:
- the LOC124226413 gene encoding patr class I histocompatibility antigen, A-2 alpha chain-like, with protein sequence MALRTLLLLLSGALTLTETLAGSHSMRYFHTAVSRPGRGEPRYLEVGYVDDTQFVRFDSDAASPRMEPRAPWVQQEGPEYWEEETRRAKDLIQNFRRNLLTLRGYYNQSEAGSHTFQLTYGCEVGSHGPLLRGYWQYAYDGADYIALNEDLRSWTAADAAAQITRRKWEASLAHERFRGYLEGTCVKWLRRYLENGKEMLQRTDSPKTHVTRHPISDHEVTLRCWALGFYPAEITLTWQCDGEDLTQDTELVETRPAGDGTFQKWAAMVVPSGEEQRYTCHVQHQGLPEPVTLRWKPPLESTILIVGVIAGPGLLVAVVAGAVMWRKKRSGGKGGSYTQAAR